From a single Lolium rigidum isolate FL_2022 chromosome 7, APGP_CSIRO_Lrig_0.1, whole genome shotgun sequence genomic region:
- the LOC124678846 gene encoding cytochrome P450 78A5-like: protein MDLSMATGPEDSLLLLLLSATTLLPPLLAALLLAASIVWLSPGGPAWALSLCRRPPPGPPGVVTALSSPVAHRVMAALSRSVQGGAALTSFSVGLTRVVVSSQPDTAREILVNPAFGDRPVKDAARHLLFHRAMGFAPSGDAHWRALRRLAAAHLFGPRRVVASAPQRASIGARMLGDIASLMARHGEVAPRRFLHAASLSHVMAVVFGKRYDDFASQEGAAVEEMVNEGYDLLGTFNWADHLPLLKWLDLQGVRRRCDRLVRKVEAYVGNIIQEHRAKRAARGGIADELSGDFVDVLLGLEGEDKMSDSDMVAVLWEMIFRGTDTVAILMEWIMARMVLHPEIQAKAQAEVDAVVGRGRAVTDEDVARLPYIQCIVKETLRMHPPGPLLSWARLAVHDAHVGGHLVPAGTTAMVNMWAIAHDAALWPEPELFRPERFMEEDVSVLGSDLRLAPFGAGRRVCPGKMLALATVHLWLAQLVQQFEWAPATSGGVDLSERLNMSLEMATPLVCKAVAR from the exons ATGGATCTCTCCATGGCTACCGGGCCGGAAGACTCCCTCCTTCTGCTCCTCCTCTCTGCCACCACCCTCCTCCCGCCACTCCTAGCCGCGCTCCTTCTCGCCGCCTCCATCGTGTGGCTCTCGCCGGGCGGTCCGGCGTGGGCCTTGTCCctctgccgccgcccgccgccaggCCCGCCGGGTGTGGTCACCGCGCTGTCCAGCCCCGTGGCGCACCGCGTCATGGCGGCACTGTCCCGCTCCGTCCAGGGAGGGGCGGCATTGACGTCCTTCTCCGTCGGCCTCACCCGCGTCGTCGTCTCGAGCCAGCCCGACACGGCGCGCGAGATCCTCGTCAACCCGGCGTTCGGCGACCGCCCCGTGAAGGACGCGGCGCGCCACCTCCTCTTCCACCGCGCCATGGGTTTCGCCCCGTCCGGCGACGCGCACTGGCGCGCGCTCCGCCGCCTCGCCGCGGCGCACCTCTTCGGCCCGCGCCGCGTGGTGGCCTCCGCGCCCCAGCGCGCCTCGATCGGTGCGCGCATGCTCGGCGACATCGCCTCTCTCATGGCCCGCCACGGCGAGGTCGCCCCTCGGCGGTTCCTGCACGCGGCGTCCCTCAGCCACGTCATGGCCGTCGTCTTCGGTAAGCGCTACGACGATTTCGCGAGCCAAGAAGGCGCCGCCGTGGAGGAGATGGTGAACGAAGGGTACGACCTCCTCGGCACGTTCAACTGGGCCGATCACCTGCCGTTGCTCAAGTGGCTCGACCTCCAGGGCGTGCGCCGCCGGTGCGACAGGTTAGTCCGGAAGGTGGAGGCGTACGTCGGCAACATCATACAGGAGCATAGGGCGAAGCGCGCCGCCAGAGGAGGCATTGCCGATGAGCTCTCCGGCGACTTCGTCGACGTGCTCCTCGGCCTAGAAGGAGAGGACAAGATGTCAGATTCCGACATGGTCGCTGTTCTCTGG GAGATGATCTTTAGAGGGACGGACACGGTGGCAATCTTGATGGAGTGGATCATGGCGAGGATGGTGCTGCACCCGGAGATTCAGGCGAAGGCACAGGCGGAGGTGGACGCCGTGGTCGGCCGTGGCAGGGCCGTGACGGACGAGGACGTGGCCAGGCTCCCCTACATCCAGTGCATCGTGAAGGAGACGCTGCGCATGCATCCGCCGGGCCCGCTCCTGTCGTGGGCGCGGCTGGCCGTGCACGACGCGCACGTCGGCGGCCACCTCGTCCCCGCCGGCACGACGGCGATGGTGAACATGTGGGCCATCGCGCACGACGCGGCGCTGTGGCCCGAGCCGGAGCTGTTCCGCCCGGAGCGGTTCATGGAGGAGGACGTAAGCGTGCTCGGCAGCGACCTCCGCCTGGCCCCCTTCGGCGCCGGCCGCCGCGTGTGCCCCGGCAAGATGCTGGCCCTCGCCACCGTCCACCTCTGGCTCGCGCAGCTGGTACAGCAGTTCGAGTGGGCACCGGCGACCTCGGGCGGCGTCGACCTGTCGGAGCGCCTCAACATGTCCCTGGAGATGGCGACGCCCCTCGTGTGCAAGGCCGTCGCTCGCTAG